From the genome of Equus asinus isolate D_3611 breed Donkey chromosome 24, EquAss-T2T_v2, whole genome shotgun sequence, one region includes:
- the LOC106823306 gene encoding trace amine-associated receptor 8 translates to MSHSPSPPGAVQLCYEGVNGSCIKTPYSPGARVLLYAWFGLGAVLAVFGNLLVVTAILHFKQLHSPANFLLASLACADFLVGVTVMPFSMVRSVESCWYFGARFCALHSCCDVAFCYSSLFHLCCISIDRYIAVTDPLVYPTKFTASVSGMCISISWILPLVYSGAVFYTGVSNDGMEELVSALNCIGGCQIVVNQDWVLIDFLLFFIPTLVMIILYSKIFLVAKQAIKIEHTGGKAESSSESYKARVAKRERKAAKTLGITVVAFLISWLPYTIDTLVDAFMGFVTPAYIYEICCWGAYYNSAVNPLIYALFYPWFRKAIKVIVSGEVLKDSSSTISLFSE, encoded by the coding sequence ATGAGCCACAGTCCTTCCCCACCTGGCGCGGTGCAGCTCTGCTACGAGGGCGTGAACGGGTCTTGTATTAAAACTCCCTACTCACCAGGAGCCCGGGTGCTTCTGTACGCATGGTTTGGCTTGGGCGCTGTGCTGGCTGTGTTTGGAAACCTTCTGGTGGTGACTGCCATCCTTCACTTCAAGCAGCTGCACTCTCCCGCCAACTTTCTCCTCGCCTCTCTGGCCTGCGCTGACTTCCTGGTGGGGGTCACTGTGATGCCCTTCAGCATGGTCAGGTCCGTGGAGAGCTGCTGGTACTTTGGAGCCAGATTCTGTGCCCTCCACAGTTGCTGTGATGTGGCATTTTGTtactcttctctcttccacttgTGCTGCATCTCCATCGACAGGTACATTGCTGTCACTGACCCTCTGGTCTATCCCACAAAGTTCACGGCGTCTGTGTCAGGGATGtgcatcagcatctcctggatCCTGCCCCTTGTCTACAGCGGTGCTGTGTTCTACACAGGTGTCAGTAACGATGGGATGGAGGAATTAGTAAGTGCCCTCAACTGTATAGGTGGTTGTCAAATTGTTGTAAATCAAGACTGGGTGTTGATAGACTTTCTGTTATTCTTCATACCTACACTTGTCATGATAATTCTTTAcagtaagatttttcttgtagCTAAACAAGCTATAAAAATTGAGCACACTGGTGGCAAAGCAGAGTCATCCTCGGAGAGTTATAAAGCCAGAGTggccaagagagagagaaaagcagctaAAACCCTGGGCATCACAGTGGTAGCATTTCTGATTTCATGGTTACCGTATACAATTGACACGCTTGTTGATGCCTTCATGGGCTTCGTAACCCCTGCCTATATTTATGAGATCTGCTGTTGGGGGGCCTATTATAACTCAGCCGTGAACCCTCTgatttatgctttattttatcCTTGGTTTAGGAAAGCCATAAAGGTTATTGTGAGTGGGGAAGTTTTGAAGGATAGCTCATCAACCATTagtttattttcagaataa